One window of Pirellulales bacterium genomic DNA carries:
- a CDS encoding trypsin-like peptidase domain-containing protein: MARAEEPRAAGLIETIRTIEPKIAKIYGAGGFQGLEAYQSGILISAEGHILTVWSYVLDTDEIQATLSDGRRFKAAVLGADPRLELAVLKIEAAGLPHFELAAAAAAEPGTRVLAFSNLFGIATGDEQASVLHGIVAGKPRLEARRGVFETTYKGPVYVVDAMANNPGAAGGALTDYDGRLLGMLGKELRNSLSNTWLNYAIPIDQMTATIDEIRSGKFVRKPADEPNQKPQKAVTLDLLGLIMVPDVLERTPPFIDAVRSGSPAAAAGLRPDDLVLFVNDRLVQSCKALGNELSFVDRIDTVKLTIIRDQELVEVKLTAPSEP; this comes from the coding sequence ATGGCGCGCGCTGAAGAGCCGCGCGCCGCGGGCCTGATCGAAACGATTCGTACGATCGAGCCGAAGATCGCCAAAATCTACGGCGCCGGCGGCTTCCAGGGGCTCGAGGCCTATCAAAGCGGCATCCTCATCTCCGCCGAAGGGCACATTCTGACCGTGTGGAGCTATGTGCTCGACACCGACGAGATCCAGGCCACGCTCTCCGATGGCCGGCGGTTCAAGGCTGCGGTCCTCGGCGCCGATCCGCGTCTGGAACTGGCCGTGCTGAAGATCGAAGCCGCCGGGCTACCGCATTTCGAGCTGGCGGCCGCCGCCGCGGCCGAGCCGGGCACGCGCGTGCTGGCCTTCAGCAATCTGTTCGGCATCGCCACGGGCGACGAACAAGCGAGCGTCCTGCACGGCATCGTGGCCGGCAAACCACGACTGGAAGCGCGCCGCGGCGTTTTCGAGACGACCTACAAGGGGCCCGTTTACGTCGTCGATGCGATGGCGAACAACCCCGGCGCCGCCGGGGGCGCCTTGACCGATTACGACGGGCGGCTGTTGGGCATGCTCGGCAAGGAGCTGCGCAATTCGCTCTCGAACACCTGGCTTAACTACGCCATTCCGATCGATCAAATGACCGCAACGATCGACGAAATTCGCTCGGGTAAATTCGTGCGCAAGCCGGCCGACGAGCCCAATCAAAAACCGCAAAAGGCGGTTACGCTCGACCTGTTGGGCCTGATCATGGTACCCGACGTTCTGGAGCGCACGCCCCCCTTTATCGACGCGGTACGGTCGGGCTCGCCCGCCGCCGCCGCGGGCTTGCGCCCGGATGACCTGGTGCTGTTCGTCAACGATCGGCTGGTGCAGTCGTGCAAGGCGCTCGGCAACGAGCTCTCGTTCGTCGACCGCATCGACACCGTCAAGCTGACGATCATTCGCGATCAAGAGCTGGTCGAAGTGAAATTAACCGCCCCGAGCGAGCCCTGA
- a CDS encoding PDZ domain-containing protein codes for MRRHTLLSMPILVRTLASACALAIGWAAPLRADEQLSQLEQAAIQAAAARVAPSVVRIETVGGLERIGNLLLNTGPTTGLVVSPEGHIISSAFNFIARPSSILVTLPDGTRTPAKLVANDRQRMLVLLKIDVEEKLPVAEAVPEGEMRVGQWAIALGRTLDTAQPNLSVGIVSGLNRIWGTALQTDAKISPSNYGGPLVDIRGRVFGVLAPLSPESHEDVAGVEWYDSGIGFAVPLAHIYKVLPRLSEGHDLKPGILGVSLNGRDIYTKPATIVACRPNSPAYKAGLKPGDKIIEIDGRPVERQAQLRERMNRHYAGDSLKVVVLRGEERVERDITLVDTLEPYGRPFLGLLPLRDAPVSAGGVPIRYVYPDSPAAKAGLQAGDVLVSLDDHPTATREALVEHTAALEIGTVAKIVARRGAETLSLDVTPVAEPTTIPATLPPAREADGPAAEAGEGRPQVGSFAVKLAEHKNECSAYVPESYDAHTSYGLVVWLHPPGGTKYEDLLGRWREACDAQKLILLAPRAADPARWMPPEVEFIAKAIAQIREQYNIDPQRIVVHGQQAGGSLAYMVALLHRNVVRGVAAIDAPFMGRSPDNDPTMRLTILTTTAKKANFAEQIAAGIEQFRKLKYTVTVVDQGETARNLDANEFAELVRWIDSLDKF; via the coding sequence ATGAGACGACACACGCTATTGTCGATGCCAATCCTCGTGCGCACGCTCGCTAGCGCCTGCGCGCTCGCTATCGGCTGGGCGGCGCCGCTACGGGCCGACGAGCAACTTTCGCAGTTGGAGCAGGCAGCCATCCAGGCCGCCGCGGCGCGCGTCGCTCCGTCGGTCGTCAGGATCGAAACCGTGGGGGGACTGGAGCGAATCGGCAATCTGCTGCTCAATACCGGTCCGACGACGGGCCTGGTGGTCTCGCCGGAGGGGCACATCATTTCGAGCGCCTTTAACTTCATCGCGCGCCCCAGCTCGATCCTGGTGACTCTGCCCGATGGTACGCGCACGCCGGCAAAGCTCGTGGCGAACGATCGACAGCGAATGCTGGTGCTCTTGAAAATCGACGTCGAGGAAAAGCTGCCTGTTGCCGAGGCGGTGCCCGAAGGCGAGATGCGGGTGGGCCAATGGGCCATCGCGCTGGGGCGCACGCTGGACACGGCGCAGCCGAACCTTTCGGTCGGGATCGTCAGCGGTTTGAACCGCATCTGGGGCACCGCGCTGCAGACGGATGCGAAAATTTCTCCCAGTAACTACGGCGGACCGCTCGTCGACATTCGCGGCCGGGTGTTCGGGGTGCTCGCCCCCCTCTCGCCCGAGAGCCACGAAGATGTTGCTGGCGTGGAATGGTACGACTCGGGCATCGGGTTCGCCGTTCCGCTGGCTCATATCTACAAGGTTCTGCCGCGGCTCAGCGAAGGGCACGATCTGAAGCCGGGTATCCTGGGCGTGAGCTTGAACGGCCGCGACATTTACACCAAACCGGCCACGATCGTCGCCTGTCGCCCGAACTCCCCCGCCTATAAGGCGGGCTTGAAGCCGGGAGACAAAATCATCGAGATCGACGGTCGCCCCGTAGAACGCCAGGCGCAACTGCGCGAGCGCATGAATCGCCATTATGCGGGCGATTCGCTGAAGGTCGTCGTATTGCGCGGCGAAGAACGGGTGGAGCGCGACATCACGCTGGTCGACACGCTCGAGCCCTATGGCCGGCCCTTCCTGGGTCTTTTGCCGCTGCGCGACGCGCCGGTGTCCGCCGGCGGCGTGCCGATCCGGTATGTCTATCCCGACAGCCCGGCTGCGAAAGCGGGCCTGCAGGCGGGGGACGTGCTCGTTTCCCTCGACGATCATCCCACGGCGACGCGCGAGGCGCTGGTTGAGCATACGGCCGCTCTTGAAATCGGCACGGTCGCGAAGATCGTCGCGCGGCGCGGGGCCGAGACGCTGTCGCTCGATGTGACGCCGGTGGCCGAGCCGACGACGATTCCGGCGACGCTTCCGCCGGCGCGCGAGGCGGACGGACCGGCTGCCGAGGCCGGCGAGGGACGACCGCAGGTCGGTTCCTTTGCGGTGAAGCTCGCCGAGCACAAGAACGAATGCTCGGCCTATGTGCCCGAAAGCTACGACGCGCACACTTCGTACGGCCTCGTAGTCTGGCTGCACCCGCCCGGAGGCACGAAGTACGAAGACCTTTTGGGCCGCTGGCGCGAGGCGTGCGATGCGCAGAAGCTGATCCTGCTGGCGCCGCGCGCGGCTGATCCGGCCCGCTGGATGCCGCCCGAAGTCGAATTTATCGCCAAGGCCATTGCCCAGATTCGCGAGCAGTACAACATCGACCCGCAACGCATCGTCGTTCACGGCCAGCAGGCGGGCGGATCACTGGCCTACATGGTGGCGCTATTGCATCGCAACGTGGTGCGCGGCGTGGCGGCGATCGACGCTCCCTTCATGGGGCGCAGCCCCGATAATGATCCGACCATGCGGCTGACCATTCTCACCACGACGGCGAAGAAGGCCAATTTCGCCGAACAGATCGCGGCCGGCATCGAGCAATTCCGCAAGCTGAAGTACACCGTGACGGTCGTCGACCAGGGCGAAACAGCCCGCAATCTGGATGCGAACGAATTCGCCGAGCTGGTGCGGTGGATTGATTCGCTGGACAAGTTCTGA
- a CDS encoding preprotein translocase subunit SecA, translating to MTSLPTSLSARFLATLGGTNRMRLAQWSKLIPVIGAMEPELMELSDGELRKRSLSLKYRARSREPLGHLLPEAFALVREAGRRTLNMRHFDVQLLGGIAMHNRSIAEMQTGEGKTLTATLCMYLESLAGKGAHLATVNDYLARRDADWMRPLYQALGISVGVIETPMQTPARREAYACDVTYGTSKEFGFDFLRDRLLLRRVAEGMTDVVGGMLGHYAAGGDEPVQRASHFVLVDEADSILIDEARTPLIISALPTEEELIAAECHRWSADAVAQFKEDEHYEFDHDKQSVELNAAGRQLVRTIPKPAALDSVGLFTMYEFIERAIKVDRVYTRDRHYVVHKGEIVIVDEFTGRLAEGRKWRAGIHQAVEAKEKVEVTVATGQAARITVQDFFLRYPRMAGMTGTGSSSARELSRIYKLRVVPIPTNRPAIREKLPVATFGTADAKWQAIVEEVMQVHATGRPILIGTRSIDKSEILSQMLKVVGIPHAILNANKIAEEAEIISHAGELGKVTVSTNMAGRGTDIKLGPGVAELGGLHVICTEMHDSARIDRQLLGRCGRQGDPGTWRQYLGLDDDILLAGLGPKRSKQLKELGEKQATGLDSYASLFPKAQRRIERRHFRDRRVLMYYEKERRKMHEHLGQDPYLDAAGA from the coding sequence TTGACCTCTCTCCCCACCAGTCTGTCGGCGCGATTCCTGGCTACGCTGGGCGGCACAAACCGCATGCGCCTCGCGCAGTGGTCTAAGCTCATTCCGGTCATCGGGGCCATGGAACCCGAGTTGATGGAGCTCTCCGACGGGGAACTGCGCAAGCGGAGCCTGTCGCTCAAGTATCGGGCACGTAGCCGCGAGCCTCTTGGGCATTTGCTCCCCGAGGCTTTTGCCCTGGTTCGCGAGGCTGGCCGGAGGACGCTCAACATGCGGCACTTCGACGTGCAGTTGCTGGGCGGCATCGCCATGCACAATCGCTCGATCGCGGAAATGCAGACGGGCGAGGGCAAAACGCTGACGGCTACGCTGTGCATGTACCTCGAGTCATTGGCCGGCAAGGGGGCCCACCTGGCTACGGTCAACGATTACCTGGCTCGCCGCGACGCCGACTGGATGCGCCCCTTGTACCAGGCACTGGGCATTTCGGTGGGGGTCATCGAAACGCCGATGCAAACTCCGGCCCGACGCGAGGCCTATGCCTGCGACGTCACGTACGGCACGAGCAAGGAGTTTGGTTTCGACTTTTTGCGCGATCGATTGCTTCTGCGCCGCGTGGCCGAGGGCATGACCGACGTGGTCGGCGGCATGCTGGGGCATTATGCCGCCGGCGGTGACGAGCCGGTGCAGCGGGCGTCGCATTTCGTGCTGGTCGACGAGGCGGACAGCATCCTGATCGACGAGGCACGCACCCCGCTGATTATTAGCGCCCTGCCGACCGAAGAAGAATTGATCGCCGCCGAGTGCCATCGCTGGAGCGCCGACGCCGTCGCACAATTCAAGGAAGATGAGCACTACGAGTTCGATCACGACAAGCAATCCGTGGAATTGAACGCGGCCGGCCGGCAACTCGTTCGCACCATCCCCAAGCCAGCCGCGCTCGACTCGGTCGGCCTGTTCACGATGTACGAATTCATCGAGCGGGCCATCAAGGTCGACCGCGTCTACACGCGCGACCGCCATTACGTCGTGCACAAAGGCGAAATCGTTATTGTCGACGAATTCACGGGACGACTGGCCGAAGGGCGCAAATGGCGCGCCGGCATTCACCAGGCCGTCGAAGCGAAGGAGAAAGTCGAAGTTACCGTGGCCACGGGCCAGGCGGCCCGCATCACGGTGCAAGACTTCTTTCTCCGTTATCCGCGCATGGCCGGCATGACGGGCACCGGCAGCAGCTCCGCGCGCGAGCTGAGCCGGATCTACAAGCTGCGCGTGGTGCCGATTCCCACGAATCGGCCAGCCATCCGCGAGAAGCTGCCCGTCGCCACGTTCGGCACCGCCGACGCCAAATGGCAGGCGATCGTCGAAGAAGTCATGCAGGTACACGCCACGGGAAGGCCGATCCTGATCGGCACGCGCTCGATCGATAAATCCGAGATCTTGTCGCAGATGCTCAAGGTTGTCGGCATTCCGCACGCCATCTTGAACGCCAACAAGATCGCCGAAGAGGCCGAGATAATTTCCCACGCGGGCGAACTTGGCAAAGTGACCGTATCGACGAACATGGCTGGCCGCGGCACGGACATCAAGCTCGGTCCCGGCGTCGCGGAGCTTGGCGGCCTGCACGTCATCTGCACCGAAATGCACGATTCGGCCCGCATCGACCGCCAATTGCTGGGCCGCTGCGGACGGCAAGGTGATCCCGGCACCTGGCGGCAGTACCTGGGGCTGGACGACGATATTCTGCTCGCCGGCCTGGGCCCCAAACGCTCGAAGCAGTTGAAAGAACTCGGTGAGAAACAGGCGACGGGCCTGGACAGCTACGCGTCGCTGTTCCCCAAGGCCCAGCGGCGCATCGAGCGCAGGCACTTTCGCGATCGCCGCGTGCTCATGTACTACGAAAAGGAACGGCGCAAGATGCACGAGCACTTGGGCCAGGATCCTTATCTCGACGCCGCCGGGGCGTAG